Proteins encoded together in one Candidatus Zixiibacteriota bacterium window:
- the cobO gene encoding cob(I)yrinic acid a,c-diamide adenosyltransferase, translating into MSKNDSSIKEEGLIIVYTGNGKGKTTAALGLCVRAAGHGNKIGIIQFIKSDWEYGELKGLKQLSPEIDVQTMGAGCIGIMGDNKPLEEHKKSAGKALNAAIRAIESNKYDILIFDEINVAISLGLIKMDQVLELLKNKQAHLNIVFTGRNAPDELIEAADLVTEMKEIKHPFQKGIPARKGIDF; encoded by the coding sequence ATGAGCAAAAACGATTCTTCCATAAAAGAAGAGGGGCTTATAATAGTCTACACCGGAAACGGTAAGGGAAAGACAACAGCGGCTCTGGGATTATGCGTTCGCGCGGCTGGGCATGGGAACAAAATCGGCATAATTCAGTTTATCAAAAGTGATTGGGAGTATGGTGAATTGAAAGGATTGAAGCAATTATCGCCGGAAATTGATGTTCAGACTATGGGAGCCGGATGTATCGGAATAATGGGCGATAACAAGCCCCTGGAAGAGCATAAGAAATCGGCGGGAAAAGCATTAAATGCTGCAATCCGGGCGATTGAGTCGAATAAATATGATATTTTGATATTCGATGAGATTAACGTGGCTATTAGTCTGGGTTTAATTAAAATGGATCAGGTTTTGGAACTTTTGAAGAATAAACAGGCTCATTTGAATATCGTATTTACCGGTCGAAACGCGCCTGATGAATTGATTGAGGCGGCTGATCTGGTGACCGAAATGAAAGAGATAAAGCACCCTTTCCAAAAAGGCATCCCGGCCCGTAAAGGAATTGATTTTTAA